The following proteins are co-located in the Gigantopelta aegis isolate Gae_Host chromosome 5, Gae_host_genome, whole genome shotgun sequence genome:
- the LOC121373438 gene encoding zinc finger protein 99-like yields MSSSDDRCVKREVSSKHCESKPRLVEETKPHSCEKPFQCGMCLKCFPYKSKIKRHMKIHADERPYQCEVCRKCFLEKRYLKKHILIHNGAKNFKCDVCSKSFLHSCLLKVHMLVHTGLRPFKCQTCAKCFIRKQSLKKHMLVHNGVKNFKCEVCAKCFTQNDTLENHMLVHTGIKNFKCEMCAKCFSLNSYLKRHVLVHTGVKIFKCEVCAKCFPRNIDLKRHMNTHTGVKNFKCEVCAQSFSQNTHLKQHMLVHTGVKNFKCEVCAKCFIGNSNLKKHMFVHTGVKNFKCEVCAKYFTLNTNLRQHMLVHSGVRNFKCEVCAKCFSSNDNMKKHMLVHTGVKNFKCEICAKCFSQNTELKRHMLVHTGVRNFKCEICAKRFSQNTELKRHMLVHTGVKNFKCEVCAKCFSLNTELKQPILVHTGVKNFKCEVSKFSSQ; encoded by the coding sequence ATGTCTAGCAGTGATGATAGATGTGTCAAACGTGAGGTCTCGTCAAAACATTGTGAAAGCAAGCCTCGTCTGGTGGAAGAAACGAAACCACATTCTTGCGAGAAGCCTTTCCAATGTGGGATGTGCTTGAAGTGTTTTCCTTACAAGAGTAAGATTAAGCGGCATATGAAGATCCACGCTGATGAACGACCATATCAGTGTGAGGTGTGCAGAAAGTGTTTTCTTGAGAAAAGATACTTGAAAAAGCATATATTAATTCACAATGGAGCTAAGAATTTTAAATGTGATGTGTGTTCAAAATCATTCCTACATAGTTGCCTGTTGAAAGTACATATGCTCGTCCATACTGGGCTTAGGCCTTTCAAGTGTCAGACATGTGCAAAGTGTTTCATACGGAAACAGTCCTTAAAAAAACACATGTTGGTTCACAATGGTGTTAAGAATTTTAAATGTGAagtatgtgcaaaatgtttcacaCAAAATGACACCTTGGAAAACCATATGTTGGTTCACACTGGTattaagaatttcaaatgtgagatgtgtgcaaaatgtttttctCTCAATTCGTATTTAAAACGACATGTGttggttcacactggtgttaaaatttttaaatgtgaggtatgtgcaaaatgttttccAAGGAATATTGATTTGAAACGACATATGAACACCCACACAggtgttaagaatttcaaatgtgaggtgtgtgcacaatctTTCTCACAAAATACCCacttgaaacaacatatgttggttcacactggtgttaagaatttcaaatgtgaggtatgtgcaaaatgttttatagGCAACAGTAACTTGAAAAAACATATGTTtgttcacactggtgttaagaatttcaaatgtgaggtgtgtgcaaaGTATTTTACACTCAATACCAACTTGAGACAACATATGTTGGTTCACTCTGGTGTTAGaaatttcaaatgtgaggtgtgtgcaaaatgtttctcaagCAATGACAACATGAAAAAACATATGttggttcacactggtgttaagaatttcaaatgtgagatatgtgcaaaatgtttctcacaaaATACCGAATTGAAACGACATATGttggttcacactggtgttaGGAATTTTAAATGTGAGATATGTGCAAAACGTTTTTCACAAAATACCGAATTGAAACGACACATGTTGGTTCACACTGGTGTgaagaatttcaaatgtgaggtatgtgcaaaatgtttctcattAAATACCGAATTGAAACAACCTATTCtggttcacactggtgttaagaatttcaaatgtgaggtgtCAAAATTCAGCAGTCAATAG
- the LOC121373384 gene encoding zinc finger protein 98-like — protein sequence MSSSDDRFVKREVSSKHCESNPHLEEETKPHSCQKPFQCGMCLKCFSYKSKIKLHMRIHTGERPYQCGVCRKCFFEKRYVKKHILIHNGVNNLKCDVYSKSFHSSLLKVHMLVHTGVMPFMCEVCGKRFSLNANLKQHMLVHTGVKAFKCGVCAKCFSRNTHLKQHMLVHTGVKNFRCEVCAKLFSKHIDLKRHILVHTGVKSFKCEVCAKCFSQKPTLKQHMLVHTGVKNFKCEVCAKCLSSNGKLKQHMNIHTGVKTFKCEVCAKCFSLNTTLKQHMLVHTGVNNVKCEVFPKCFSSNGKLEEDKNIHTGVKNFKCEICAKCATCFSLNTILKQHMLVHTNVRNFKCEVCAKCLSRNTHLKQNIDLKEHTLVHTIVKS from the coding sequence ATGTCTAGCAGTGATGATAGATTTGTCAAACGTGAGGTCTCGTCAAAACATTGTGAAAGCAACCCTCATCTGGAAGAAGAAACTAAACCACATTCTTGCCAGAAGCCTTTCCAATGTGGGATGTGCTTGAAGTGTTTCTCTTACAAGAGTAAGATTAAGCTTCATATGAGGATCCACACTGGTGAACGACCATATCAGTGTGGGGTGTGCAGAAAGTGTTTTTTTGAGAAAAGATACGTGAAAAAGCATATATTAATTCACAATGGAGTTAACAATTTGAAATGTGATGTTTATTCAAAATCTTTCCATAGTTCCCTCTTGAAAGTACATATGCTCGTTCATACTGGTGTTATGCCTTTCATGTGTGAGGTGTGTGGAAAGCGTTTTTCGCTAAATGCcaacttgaaacaacatatgttggTCCACACTGGTGTCAAGGCTTTCAAGTGTGGGGTATGTGCCAAATGTTTCTCACGAAATACCCAtttgaaacaacatatgttggttcacactggtgttaagaATTTCAGATGTGAGGTATGTGCAAAACTTTTCTCAAAACATATAGACTTGAAACGACACATATTGGTTCATACTGGTGTTAAGAGtttcaaatgtgaggtatgtgcaaaatgtttctcacaaaAACCCACcttgaaacaacatatgttggttcacactggtgttaagaatttcaaatgtgaggtatgtGCAAAATGCTTGTCAAGCAATGGCAAATTGAAACAACATATGAATATCCACACTGGTGTTAAGActttcaaatgtgaggtatgtgcaaaatgtttctcattAAATACCACattgaaacaacatatgttggttcacactggtgttaatAATGTCAAATGTGAGGTATTTCCAAAATGTTTCTCAAGCAATGGCAAACTGGAAGAAGATAAGAACattcacactggtgttaagaatttcaaatgcGAGATATGTGCAAAATGTGCAACATGTTTCTCACTAAATACTATcttgaaacaacatatgttaGTTCACACAAATGTTAggaatttcaaatgtgaggtatgtgcaaaatgtttgtCACGAAATACCCACTTGAAACAGAATATCGACCTGAAAGAACATACTTTGGTTCACACTATTGTTAAGAGTTAA